TGAAGCCAAGTTCCAGCTTTCCAAAACAGTTCAGGATTATAAACATGACTCACATCACTGTTTGGAGTTTCAGAGTACCATGAGTGTTACCAAACTTGCATGACAGGGTGCCACAACAGATTTTTGTTGCTTACTCATTGGTTTAAATAATTTTGCGAAAAGATGTATAACCACGGCTCTAACACATTTCCACCTTGATATCACGGCATTGTTTCTCTTTTGCATGGTGTCAGTCATCCCGTTTGCCTTGGATAGCCATACAGACACTTGTGAACAAATGCTTATGAGCTGCGGGCAGTTATGCATACTTGTGCTTGTAGTTGCAGGAGTGATGCAAGGGCTGAGAATTATTTGGAGAAACATCACCGTGGCCTGCAATAGTGGTAACTCAGATGTTTTGATCTATACGTGTGATGCTTAACATACtggccaaaaaaaagaaaaagaagaaaaggggtGGGGGAGGTCTTGAAATCTTTCTGTTAAGTTCAGCATAGAATGAGATGTCAATGTCTTTTCGTGGTGTAGGTCATGCGAACAGGAAAACGTTCGGGCCTCATTCGTGCCAGGCTCCTGGGAGCGGCTGCGGTTAAAGGCCAAGTCATCACATTCCTGGATGCCCACTGCGAGTGCACGCATCACTGGCTGGAACCACTGCTGGCACGCATTGCCGAGGACAGGTATGGAGGCCGAACCTCCTATGGCACTACACAAACTATTGAGCGTTGCATTAATAGAAGCGCCAGGTATACATGACTCTTCCAGCTAAACCACTGGCTCATTTCCTTTAGAGTTTGGCACAGAGGTAGTATATTGCAGTGGGTTCAGTTTTATACTACACCAATGCAACTCAAAAATGTCAATTTTGCTGCAATAAAGCAGTggcattattgttattattgtgcTGTCCTGGAAAGCCAAAAGCTTCAATTtaactgaaatttttgttgaacTTTTTTGGATTCTGCGGTTTCAATATGCATTGAAAACATAGCAGGCCAACTAAAACATTGAAAACACTGATTTATTTCAAAAGAACTGCTTTTTgacctagttggtgcttgctgaaACGCATAATTTCCACAAAGACTGCACATGTGTGTATTTGCCTATTTATTCGTGGGTATGCAGCCTAAATAACTCAATTGAAAAGCTGCTCGTGCCGTCAACTATTTGTCTGCTTTCTTGTGCCTGTCTTTTTTGCGGTGATGTCTTTCTCGATTTATTTGAAGTAAAGAGAATTTCAACTTTTGTCAGAGTTTGCATTATCACAAGCTTACAGTATCTAAAACAAGCATAGTGCTACAACAAAGCCTTTGTCCTGCATTTTAGAGATGCAAAGTATTTATTAACCAAATAGATACATGGGCAACAATTTTACTTAGCCCTTGCACTGAGAGCCTCACTTGGTCCTGCATTTGCATGTGTTGAGATTTGCTGCCAACATATTAATTTGACGAGCTTTGGCAATTGTGGACCTGGTCGGCACATCAAGCATCGATTATTGTTAACCGCTCACTCACCCACTCTCTCTCAGGACTAGAGTGGTGTGCCCTGTGATCGACGTGATAAGTGATGAGACATTTGAGTACATTTCCGCTTCGGACATGACCTGGGGCGGCTTCAACTGGAAGCTCAACTTCCGCTGGTACCGGGTGCCACAGCGAGAGGTTGATCGCAGAGGTGGAGACCGCACGCTACCCATCAGGTATGTCGCTCCTTTTGGTGTATGCAGCTGCCAGCTGAACAACAGGTATTGTAGTCCTTGCACTGGCGTGATGTGCTGCTAAGCCACCCTTTGTGTCAGCAGTTGCCTGCAGAGGTATGCAGTGCGCTGCATGTTGCCTTGTTTCCTACATCCTTAACTGTAGAGGGCAGTTATGATATCTATATATTAAGAGTTACTGTGCATGCTCACATATGGAGCAGAGTTGTGCAGAGGTCCGCTATTTTGCGTGCAAAATAAAGTGCTCCTAGAGTATCCCCAATAGAGCAGGGACACTAGAGCAGCGTTGCCATCTTGGTGGATTTTCTGCCATATCTAGCGAACTGCATCAGTTTCACAGAAAAAGTACAGTTCTAGTGGACTTTTTAGTGGAACATAATATAACTTTTAGCAGATTGCACTTTTTGAGCAAATTTTAGCATATGATAGTGCATTTTTAGCTAATTTGGGTAAAGTGGAATTGAGGATGGTGGCGCAGCTCCTGTTTAAAAAGTTTCACTTTCAACGGTAAGTGTGAGCAGCATATCTGAAAGTAAACCTCGCCATGCATCACATTGTACAAGAATTGGCGTCATAGAAAGTGAATGGACGAGCATCATGAGTTTAGTGAGGACATTAACGATGCAGAACTTTTGGtgtgaaataaattattactGCAATTCTTCTGGTAAATACGCATTCTAGCAGACTTCGCTCTCTCAGTACTGGTTACCTGTTACCCGACTAGAATGCTGAAGCTGAACAATAGTTCAGCCACATGAATCTGTTGAAAACAAAACTCCGAAACATGCTCGCCCCGGCACAGTGGCATATTATGATCATCATAGCTGGGTTGAGCAGACTGAAAGAAGAAGTGCTTCGACTACGAGCTTCCAGAGAGAGTTATGTCTTGTTGGCTACACTCATTATGACTACAAAGAGTGAGTGAGGCATTAAGTTCAACAGGAGCTGCTAGTCAGTCGGAACATTTGGTCTACCAAATGGAAGACGAAGGCCCACATACTGACAACAACCAACTGGCAATCATGTTTTGACACTTACACGCATCTGTGCCTGCACCAAAAAAAAGTGCTGCAGTCATAGATGAAAGATAATTGTTGGGAAAGAAATGACTACGCCATCTTGTGTATTTCTGCAAAAGTGCGAAATTTCCTTCTAGTCAATGCTTACATTCCGCATTACAGCCACCATTTGAATTCTATAGTCATGCAAGCAGCACAGCCATATCTCTCATTTGTAATTATTTACACTTGCTTTCATACGTCTCTTGTGTTAAGTTACTCTCATGGCTGTTGGATTTTTCTTGCTATATTTAGTATCTACACTTTCTTTTATTGTAGGTTTTCAAACAAGAATATATGTTAGCAGATAATTTAGTGGATTGCTAAAAGAATTTGCAGATTCTAGCAGATTTCGGGACCCCTTTTGGTGGAATTCTTGACAACCAAGGTGGCAACATTGCACTTGAGGCCATATTATTATGAACTAAAGACATCTGAGCTTTGTTTGATTTCTTCTCAATAAATAGAAATATTCATTGCACACATTGAGGCAGAATGCAGAATACATTGCTGCGCACAGTGCGGTGGCGTCAAAACACACACAAATTGGCAATCCTGAGTGAGTAAAAAAGAATGTGGTTAtcggcacatcagggtcagataaagggtgctcctcccaacctcaatgagtcggctcacgggtctgcgcgtgaacttgcccaccgcgctaccctcgaccaatcggaagccgactcactagagaacagggacacgccctccacctacaacgagataactaaacactactatctcagccgtagaacctactttgttcctcatccgcgcctcaatagagctcaagcattaacgctccgtctactacaaacgaatacctatccgaatccatcgctcttaaataaaatctatccgcatacttacaccaacgctacctgccacgattgtggagatatagccacgttagaccatatgctctggcggtgtgctcggtcacgctctatcatcgctaacagctcggccagatgggaggcggttctccgcagccctcttctggctgaccaactctgggctgtccagcaggcccacgatgcggccgagaggctcggccttctggttcccacgtgggagcggcccgcttcgtgaagactcacgatctgcaggactttaattaataaagttttaccataccataccatcggAACTGAATCGAGGAAGAGTAATTTGGAAGCGGCTGTCTGTACATtggtcattaaaaaaaaaggtgccaATCTGTGGTGATGGCACTGGTGCTGCCATCGCCAATTTTCTTTATCTGAGCTTTAGTCCTGGCTTCTCCGTGTTGTGTGGTTGCTTTGTGAAGCATGCACTCAGTGAATGGAAGTGCGAGCAGCATATGCAAAACAAACTCGCAATTCTGCTCCCTGGAGCAGCGCATACATTAACTCTAGTTTGTGGTTCGATGCAGTTCCACCTATGCAATGTGAAGGCAACCTTGATCAGCTGGCACGGTCTCTATTTTGTGTTTGTGACTCACTTACATACCCAGTTTCATTCTGGCTTTTGTTGCCCTACCAGTGACATTAACATCACTGAGATTTAGCTCGCTTTCAAATGCAGTGTTATAATTATATTTTGCTGGTAACTGGTTAATTTGCACACTGCCACAATCTGTGATATCACGCGGAACTTGTGCAAGCATGTGAAAGTCTCATCGGCGCCCATCTTTTGATTTTGCTTCGATTTCTGGTTTACGACACCTCATCTCAGAGAGCTGGCCTATTCAAAACTTGTCATCTAACTTCATCAAAACTTGTCAAAACTATGTCATCTGTTAATCTAGGTTAACCTCATATTTCTCTGAAGTTCGCCCTTAAGGTATAAAAATTGTGTATCTTCGCTGCTGCCACATTATGGTTGATAATGAGTTAATACTGAGTTAATAAGATAATGAGTTGTACCACCTTTTGTACATTCCACTCCTGTCAGAGCCTGAGAAAGGCTcacagtattatgaaataaataaataaataaataaataaataaataaataaataaataaataaataatgacgaTGAGAAGCTGTCATAAGTATGGCAGAAGTTTGTTTTTGAGCTGGCAGTAGCTGAAGCAACATTATGCATGCAGCAATACACTATAGATGGACATTCATATGGGAGACACACTCCTGTGTACATGTATGACAAACATTATTTCATTCGTCATGTTTCTTTCTCTTGCAAATACTTGAACCAGACTAACATTTTTGTTTAAGAACCTTAGTGTGAAACTGTATAGAATTAAAGGGCCATTAATGGATTGCAAAAGTCGATGTAACTAACTTAGGCAGTTTAAAGTATTCTGTATCAACGTGGGAGTGGCCCACCACGTTCTGACGCGCATTTATTGCTAATGGACATGGTATGATATGGTAAAACTTGCTGACacaagttttaccataccataccatgtgCAACATATATGTATGAGTCATGAAAATTACGACTTGCAAGAGTCATACCGCTTGCATTGTGGTTCCCATTTGAATAGCAGGTCAGGGCAGTGTGGGATTACCAAGATATTTTAGTTGCACTGTGCTATCACACAACGTCGGAGCTTGGCAATTTGTGTGGTGTTCAGTGTGCCATGCTGGCTCTAAGAATGTATCTGTGCACATCCTTTGAAGGCCACAGCAGGCCATAGTGTACATAGACGACGATGCATGCATCGCCAAGAAGCTGTTCTTAAGAGGGAGACCCACTTAGGAGCTCCTATTCAAACACATAGGAatggagaaattgtttttttaaGGCAATCACTGCACTGATTTAAAAGGAAAAGCTTATAATtcagtgactgtaggaagcagatCTATTTTTTGGCCTTCAGGTATTTTAAGAAAAATTCTAATTTTAAACGAACTCAGCCGTCGAGTTTACAGCTCCTTCACTCGGCAAGGAAGAGCAATATTTCAATTCTgcaaactgcacctaataatacatctaaaatGGACAACATTGATGTGTTAAACATGGctctgaaatataccactaatATGTGAGCAAGTCTTTTGCAACAtccttgtaaacattgtaacagtTTCATACAAGCTGCATATTTATGTATTTgatttgtccgcttcagatgaTCTCAGAAATGCAGTggtatctgtttttggtgcagagtgaCTGAtatgtaaactttgtgcttctattactttctttttttttcaggcttcGTAAAACATAACAGGCGATAAATCGAAATTCTACTTCCTAGGGCTGCTAGAAATTAACTTCATGTAAAATGCAACAagctaaaatgcaacaaatttcattcaaatttcaaaacacacgttgctgtgcttgtggtttatttttgaaaaatggGCGATGCAAGCAGTGGAATTCAAAGCACCtgaagagctgcactcaaatttcgcattagggagcatcgcaATCGTCAGTGAATCTTTTTGAACGATACATCCAACAGGTTAACATTATAATTATTTGCTGCAGTttgccaattcttttttttttccttgattgATTTTAGTTTGCTGATATGATGTAATAACACTTTGGTGGTTACCATTTTCAGGACACCTACTATGGCAGGGGGCCTGTTTTCAATCGACAAGGACTACTTCAACGAGCTGGGAAAGTATGACGAAGGCATGGACATCTGGGGAGGCGAAAACCTCGAGCTCTCATTCAGGGTGAGATGCTTTTGTAGATAAGGTCCAAAACCAATAAGTAAGCTTGATGATTTGGATGAAGTAATGTGGCAATTATGATTTTGTAGCCCAATTGAAAGAAAACTTGATGGACAAGACGTACAGGAACCTGCTATAGTTGTCTGCATAAGTAGCTGTTAGTTAACTATGAGCTGAAGATAGTTCAACTAGTTTGTAGGGATTTCGCATTGTTTAACAGTGCCATCCATTTGTACAGGTTTTGAATTGCGTGTTAATTGCAAGAAAACTGATGCATTGCTTGCTAATTGTGCCAGTTTGTTTGCTGCATGTATGTACCATACAAATGCATTGTTTAATTGCATAGCTTGAGCGTCAGTTAACTGGTGAGTCAGCACCATAATGAGAGGGCAGTCTCAACATGGGTGAGATTATCCTTTTGTGCAAGAGTGCTTTCATTGACACCGTCACAGCTAAAGCCATGCATGCTTGTATGCAATTTGCAATATGATAGCTTCGGTGAGCTCATTTTGAATGTAATGAACAGAAAAGTAAGATCAGGTGGCGTTTTCATATTTGTGCCGCAGGTTCAGTCTGACAGTATTGTGGTCACAGCAATTTCATGAAACCAAAAGCCTTCgctctttactttcttttttcgtttgtgtATGTTGCAGTGGTGTTCATTCAGCTGCAGTGAACTTTCTGCAGTGATGAACCGTGAACAACAGCCttttggtgacattcaagttaaCAAGAAATGTCCTTATTTATGGAAGTGCAGTTGCTGAAGCATATGCCTTTTTCTGTTCCAGATCTGGATGTGCGGTGGAGAGCTGGAAATAGTGCCATGCTCGCACGTGGGCCATGTGTTCAGAAAGTCAACACCATACTCATTTCCTGGTGGAACTAGTCGTATTGTCAACCACAACAATGCACGTCTGGCCGAAGTGTGGCTCGACGAGTGGAAAGACTTTTACTTTGCTATCAACCCAGGTTTGTTTATGAGGCTCGCTTCTAGCGTACTTTTTGACCTGGCTTTCCATTCTTATATGGTTTTTGCGTCTACTTGTTGCCGTACTGTCAGGGACAAATAAAGCTTTAACACGATATTATAAAGTAGACCACCTCTTTTGAGTAATAATGCAAATTTGTACCACCACTGCTGTCTTTTCGCCAAAGATTATGCAAGCCTCAAACTATGCTTTCAAGTCGAAATGCTGATACTACACAAATACTTGAAAGTCCCAAAACAGTTTGTTAGCCTTGACTTGTTTGTATTTCATGTACAACTGACAAGAgtaaatatgtgtgtgtgtgtgtgtgtgtgtgtgtgtgtgtgtgtgtgtgcgtgcgtgcgtgtgtgtgtgtgtgtgtgtgtgtgtgtgtgtgttttcattttCCAATTCTTACAGTGAGTGTACGCTGTTGATTTTGATAGTTTAAACGTGCATGCATTGGCTGGTTCAGGTTTCTTGGTTATGGCGAGAAGTTGATTATATGCTTTTATCTTTTGGCTTCCACATATTGTACATGGACTCCTGTAAACTGTTGTTCTTAGTTATACACTGTATTTGCAGGCATATTGCCAATGTTGATTGCAAGACTGACCGTCCGTGACAATTCACTCAAAGCATATAGTAGAGTCTAATTGATACAATCCCGTTTCGTACGATTTCCTGTCGCCAACATTCACTGTCGAGAGCACAAAAAGTCACCCCATACAGTTATGTTTTTTTTCCGCTGGATTAAGATATGTTCACGGAAAACACAATCTTTCTAGACTAACGCTCGGCACATTGGCAAATTgcaatcgtatgatacgttttcagGGTGCTAGATACCATGTAAACAAAAATGCTTGAGACGCACACCGTTGGGAAAAGTAGCCACCTGCTCCAGCGGCTCCCACAATACTCGCCTGCCCGTGTCACGTGAAAATGCTTGTGTGGACTCAGTTTTCTATTTCGGTAAAAGCAAATCTCCCCATGGGCTGTCGCACGTGGCGTTCACAGCTATCGCCATTAACCCTATTGTGATAAGTGTCTTCACCCATCTGTGGCATGGGTGGCGCGCATGTAATGCCATTGGAAGCGTACTGCATTCCTTTAATACGCAATAACCCAAACTTGCTGTTCTTCCATGCTGCAGGTGCCGTGAAGTGAGTCATGTTTAGCTCTGGCGGCATTGTATTAAAGCGAAGCCATTCAGAGCATAAGGATGACGCCAGATGAAGACAGTGTGGCTCTCTTCCTCTCTCATCTTTCCACTACTCCAAATTTCTTACGAGGATTAAACGCCAACTTGCCCACCTTTCCATCCTCTGGCAaagcccaccagctcgatttagTTTCTGTTTGCTGTCATATTTCCTAAAACACTATGTAATGGAAAAACGACAATGTGCCTCTCGGGCTGCTCGGACCCCACCAGCTCGGCATGCGTTGGCATTGCGTGCTGCAAAGATTCGCGCAACCCTTCACATTACGTAGAGTCATCTATAATGTGAAATGCAAATCGTTTCAGCACGAGACACTGACGTGCACCTAGGTGGTGGAGTCCAGCGGCGAGAgaaatgcattttcttttttgcggcTTTGGCAAGCTTCCGTTTGTGCTCCTCAAATTTGGCCCGTGTTCTCAGCTTCTTCGAGCAGGGTATTGTGGGAGGAAGTTCTGACGTGCCTTCTCGGCACAAATCATTCCAATGTGTATCAAACTGGTGGGGCCTGAGTGACCGGAGACACGTCTTTTTTCTGTTGCGTAATGTCCTCATATGGTGGCGGGAAACCAACGAAATTGAGCTGGTTGGGCTGTGCGAGATACGATGCCACCAGAGGAATGCATGATGCTCGGGTCACATctcctgcagcagggaacggtcgTGCGTTTGGGTGATCGCCTATTAAAAACATGCTGTATGCTTCCAATGGCACTATGCCACGTGTGCTGCAACACAGATAGATGAAAATGTTGATCGCAATAGGATGGCGGCGATAGCTATGAATGCGGCATGTGACAGCCTGCAAGGAGATTTGCTTGTATCGAAATAGAAAACTGAGTGCACACCGAAGTTTCCACGTGACATGGGCAGGCGAGTATTGCAGAGAAGCTGCTGAAGCGGGCGACTACTGCTATTCAATGCAAATTCCTCAGGCATTTTCTTGCTTACATGGGTTCTACTGGCTGGAAAACATACCATATGATCGCAGTTTGGTGATGTACGGAACATTGGTGCTGAAATAACATGTTTTCCGAGAACATATCAACGATAAAATAGAAGGTTAATTTTACTGGGTCATTTGTATTCTCAGTCACAAACATTAGCACTGGGAAATCATACTCTACGGGATAGTATCAATGAGGTTCCACTGCAATGTCACTTTTCCTAACAAATTGGACAGTTTGATAATGTCGGGCATGGCATTGCATAGTGTGGACAAAACAGTCATTATTTGAAGGTTTTAGCGATAAAATATATGCTGCTGCATATTTTACATTGCCAATCAAATATATTCAAAGCCCATGTCACAATTGTCAAAGTTGTAAAAAGTTCTGTGGTTATGCTGCCTGATATGTTATAGTAGACATAGTTCTATGACTGTGCTGAATGACAGGGTGTTGTAGTGTATGTGTATTTTATTCATGCAGGAAGTGGATACTTGTCTCAATCACCTATCGGAACATTTCTATAGCGCTTTGTCTGGTGTATACTTACTTATACATGAATGAAGATCTGCTTTAAGGATCAGATTGCTGCCACTTTATATGTCGCATATTTAGCTGTTCAGGAACTCAAACTTGTTTgcatcccctccccccctctctgctttctttttcagcgGCCAAAAATGTTGACAAAGGGGATCTTTCATACCGAAAACAACTTCGTACCAAGCTTAAATGCAATACTTTTAGGTGGTACTTGGAGAATATTTATCCTGAATCACACATGCCCCTTGATTACTATCATCTTGGTGAGGTGAGTAGCCACCGATGAGCGATCACATTTTGGTGTAATCATATCATAGGGTTTTATTTCTGCTGTTTCCGGCGACTTAAAGACATTGCTCTTTTTCATGCTACAATCTTAATTCACTGAAGCTGACATTCTGTCAATAAGCATATTCTGCTGAACTCTCTCAGGCATGGGGATTTTGGGTAGAATCGTCACTAGTGTCAAAGTGTTGCTACATGTCAAATCTTTTTATAACAGTCATATCAGACACAAAAATATctttgttatatctgatattTGTTGTAAGTGTACATGCTGATAGCATTTCAAATAAAATCTGATTGAGTACATGCGAAATAGGTGAAGGCACAAAGCCTCTTATAGGCCTGCAAGGGTTTCCTGTCGGTTCTGATGGCCCATCAGTGGCTTGTCATCCCCATGCATGGAACATGAGCGCCTTTCTATTACACACTTTGCATGGTCGTTAAGTCGCAACCATGTGAGTGGCTTGATCAAACGGAATGAGCACATTGGATTGCCAGCTTCAGGCCAGCCAAGCCAACAAGTTACCCAAAGTGCACGTGTGCATCCAGAACTTGCCCTTTCAAGTTGCTCTTTTGAGATATTTTACATATTTTGCTACCTAAATACTTAATACAGGTGGACAAATATTCAGTTTGCGATAACCACCATATTTTTCTGCATATAACCTGCCACCACGTATAACCCGCGCTCTCACTTAAGCCTCATGCTATTAGTGTGTTTTTGCTGCCACTTTAAAGATTGTAAAGTATCCGGACTCGTGTTTCACTTTTTGGCTTTTGGGGAAGCAAGGGCAGAGCTTACTGAAGCAGCATCAACTATTTCAACATCTTATTAGTCCATGCTGTTGGCAATTAATACATACATAATTTGATGAGATATTCAAGCATTTTATCTACAGTTCAAAGTTCCTGATAAAATGTTTTGATTTGTATTTGTCACTTGGACATTACCTCAAACAGATGAAGCACTGGGCAATGCTTGTCAGCACTTTGACTTTGAATAACTCTTTTAGTTTTATTCATGAACACGAAGTTCTGGGATAGATTCTGGGTTGCACTGTCCACACTCGTAAAACTGTCCTTTGGATCATATTTCAGCACTTGCAAAGAATACCAGTGGCCAACATTATTATTGGAAACGCCATTGTGTTGTTCTTGCCTCACACACAGCTTTATGATGCTGAAAACTTATTTTATGTGGCAGTGACCTCCAGGTCAAAAAGAAAGCAGTGAGACATTGCATGTTTGTGATATTTCTCCCTTTGCTGGTTCTTTGCCCTCTGACGCCTTCTTGCATGCGCCAGATCAAGCACGCCGAGACCTCAGACTGCCTGGACACTTTTGggcgcaagagcggcgagaattTGGCCGTGAGCAAGTGCCATGGCATGGGCGGCAACCAGGTGTTTGCCTACACCAAGCGGCAGCAGATCATGTCTGACGACAACTGCCTGGACGCCTCTTCTCCCCGAGGTCCTGTCAAGCTCCTGCGTTGCCACGGCATGGGCGGCAACCAGCTCTGGATCTACAATAAGGAGGTACGTGAGCGGACAGGGCGGCACCAAGTCTATTATATTGCTTGGACCCTTGACTGGAGTCTTGTCTGTGCATTTTGTGATTGCTGTATGTTTTCGCGCATGTCATTGTCATCCTGTGTGCAAACCCTCGTTTCACCTGTCTCCAGTTGCCTTTGTTCTTCTTTAGCTGACTCCATAATGCGCCTGAAATTTACCTAATCTTACCAACTATGCATACATATTATTGTTTTGTAAACTGCGCATGCAGATCGCACCAAAAGTTTTAAAATTTATATACTGTTTAGAGGTGGGTTACATCTAACTTCTGCCTTCAGGTGCAGCTTCACTAAGCtgcacaaaaataaatattgctgtaAGATTGCACGTGAAAGCAAGATCTGTTTCATGGTGAGTTTACATCTGCAGGCATGATTTGCATATACTAAATGAACCTTGTGTTGCTGTGAAGCTGCACTGCGCTTCATCATGGAGCAACCGTGAAATCAGTAATGGCTACTGCTTCACTAGCTTTGTTTTGTTACACTTTTGCTCAGCAGTGAGGAGAATAGTTTGAATAGCTGTTTccattaattaattcattcattcattcattcattcattcattcattcattcattcattcattcattttacttcttttgtgtgtgttgtctCTGCGAGTTATGTGCATTAATGTATACTTTCGCAAAGCTGTCATTCAGAAAGCATTAAAATGCTGAATTAGACTGTCATCATCAAATAAAATACTGCTACTTggaatttggggggggggggaacatcCACACTCTGAGCATTAGAAACAGTGGCTCGTTTGGCTGATATAGTGCGTTTAGATTGTACTATTGGCACATGTCACTTGAATATATCTTGCTATGAAGCACCGATGGATGCATGCCTGATGCAATCGACCCATCACATTTCAATGGTGTGAAATCTGAACATtcctgagtgtccactcttgCAGCATTGACAAACGGTGTGTGCTCCATAGCTGGGTCGACAACCTCCAAGGCCAGGCTCTTTTGAGT
This Dermacentor albipictus isolate Rhodes 1998 colony chromosome 1, USDA_Dalb.pri_finalv2, whole genome shotgun sequence DNA region includes the following protein-coding sequences:
- the Pgant5 gene encoding polypeptide N-acetylgalactosaminyltransferase 13, producing the protein MLRVRVLRLHTCKVVLVTSLVWFCVAALLLMYYTECIGSGCLAKSSSTAERLPSARSLQAPRGEFRSWMPVALVENPSDWPGERGRGVEIGPEEEALKKEKFKLNQFNLLASDRIALNRSLPDVRLEKCKDKVYPEKLPTTSVVIVFHNEAWSTLLRTVHSVIRTSPRALLEEIILVDDASEREHLGRKLEDYVVKLEVPVKVMRTGKRSGLIRARLLGAAAVKGQVITFLDAHCECTHHWLEPLLARIAEDRTRVVCPVIDVISDETFEYISASDMTWGGFNWKLNFRWYRVPQREVDRRGGDRTLPIRTPTMAGGLFSIDKDYFNELGKYDEGMDIWGGENLELSFRIWMCGGELEIVPCSHVGHVFRKSTPYSFPGGTSRIVNHNNARLAEVWLDEWKDFYFAINPAAKNVDKGDLSYRKQLRTKLKCNTFRWYLENIYPESHMPLDYYHLGEIKHAETSDCLDTFGRKSGENLAVSKCHGMGGNQVFAYTKRQQIMSDDNCLDASSPRGPVKLLRCHGMGGNQLWIYNKEEQSFKHVNTARCLDQPESKDPSLPVLRECDGRASQRWVMQGKFKWQAS